A stretch of DNA from Spirosoma endbachense:
TTATTATTAGGTGGAATAACCCGACAGGCGACTAATTACTTTGGGGTTCAGGTTCCGTTTGTCAATACAATCCTGCCGACGCTCGGCACATTGGGTTTGATTCTGATTGTACTTGAAAATGGCCTTGATCTGGAATTGCATCGGGAAAAACTGAGTGTTATTCGTCGTACGCTGGTTGCATCCGTATTATCGGTAGCGGGTATTACCCTCCTGTTGGCCAGTGTTTTATACCTATTGCTGAACGATTCCTTTTATCATTGTTTAATTGCCGCCCTGCCGTTCTCAATCATCAGCAGCGCGGTTGTTATTCCAAGCATATCGAATATATCGTATGGGCAGGGCGAGTTTGTCGTTTATGAATCCGCTTTTGCGGGAATAATTGGGGTCTTAGTATTTAATTTTTTGTTGCTCAGCCGGGATTCGATATGGGGTGCCGTCTGGTTTTTTGCCCGCGATATGCTCATTATGGCGTTGCTATCGTTAGGGTGCTGCTTTCTGTTGCTGTATCTGATTGGACGGATCAACCATCGGATCAAATTCCTGCCGATCATATCGGTACTCTTTCTGGTTTATGCCATTGCCGAAATCAACCATTTGTCGTCCTTGTTATTGATCCTGATTTTCGGCCTGTTTTTGAATAATACCGAATTGTTTATTCGCGGCCAGTTAAGCCAGATTCTAAAAAATGACCTGTTCGAGAAGGAACTGGATCAGCTCAAAAATCTTACGGCTGAAGGTGCATTTGTTGTCCGCACGTTCTTCTTTTTGATTCTGGGCTATGCCGCCGTACCCGGTGAATTACTGGATAGGGATGCACTGATCGTGAGTGCCATATTTGTTGCAGTCATTATTGGCTGGCGGTGGATCACGCTCCGCCTGACTTATCAGGGGCCGATGAAGCCACTTCTCTGGATTGCTCCGCGTGGTTTGATCACCATTCTACTTTACCTCAACATTCCCCAGGATATGCGGGTAATTGGTTTCCGGGATGGAATTCCAATACTTGTCATCGTGCTTTCACTGATCGTTATGGTAGTGGGTGGACTCGGTCAAAAACCTGTACTTCCTAATGAATGATGTTCGGGTAGCCGGACCTACTTATTCACTATGTATCGTCGGAATGTCCAGAACGGGCGATTCTTTAGGTAAATCAGGTTTTGTTCATTCGCGAATGCTTCCCGTTCGAAGCTGATATTTCGATAAGCTGTATAATGAGTGCGGTATTGAAATCGCCGGATAAGGTATTCGAGTGAGTACCAGATGTAGAAAAGCAAGATGCCCAGTTCAGCCTGCTGGCGCAGGTGAATTCGTTCGTGATTGAGCAACACAGGCCCAGGGTTAGGCTTACGAACCAGAATAAAGGGAAACAGGGCCATGCCATCGGGGCCAAGTGAAGAAACACGAATAATGAATGTAGGCATCAGGCGCTGATTTGTACGTGATGAACAGGCTGGCGGTTCAGGCAAACAGTAGTTGACTGTAAAACAGTTAATATGACTTTGAAATTCCCATTATGACGTTAACACTTATCCTTCTTTTTGTTGTCGGTTATGTGCTGATCACACTTGAACATCCGGTTAAAATTAATAAAACAGCCACAGCATTGATTACTGGAGTTGTTTGCTGGGCTGTTTATGCCTTGATGGCTCCGAATGCCGAAGTCGTTGTTCACCACCTGAGTGAGCATCTGGCCAGCGTCGCCGAAATATTATTTTTCCTGCTCGGCGCCATGACTGTTGTCGAGTTGATCGATGCGCACGACGGCTTTACGCTCATCACCGACCGTATTGCCAGCCGTAATACCCGCGTTCTTTTCTGGATTATCAGCCTGTTGACCTTTTTCCTGTCTGCCCTGTTAGATAATCTTACATCCGCCATCGTGATGGTATCCGTGTCGCGTAAATTGATCCGCAACGTTGGGCAACGGCAAATTATGGCAGGTATGATTATCGTTGCGGCCAATGCGGGCGGAGCCTGGTCTCCCATTGGTGATGTGACAACAACAATGCTCTGGATTGGTGGGCAAATAACCACTACCCGAATAATTAGTTCGTTGCTGTTGCCCAGTTTAGTCTCGCTGCTTGTTCCACTGGGGATTTTAACATTTCGGTATAAACCCGAAGAACAGGCTACCGTATCGACAGCCGCGAAGGGGATCAGCCGCCCCTACGTGACGACAGCGGCCCGCCGAGATCGCCGGATCATGCTGTCTGTTGGCCTGGGTGGAATGCTTTATGTTCCTATTTTTAAGACCATTACCCACTTACCTCCTTATATGGGCATGATGCTTGTATTGGGCGTGATCTGGGTGGTTTCTGAAGTGCTGCATAGTGATAAGGATGAGGCCGAACGCCAGAAGTTTACCCCGGCCTATGCGCTGAGCCGTATCGATACGCCAAGTATTCTGTTTTTTCTGGGGATTCTTCTGGCCGTTGGCTCACTTGAAACAACCGGCATTTTACGCAATCTGGCCGAATCATTGAATCAGTCGATTGGTAACCTTGATGTAATTGTTCTACTAATTGGTCTGGCTTCCGCCGTAGTCGACAATGTGCCGATTGTTGCCGCAGCAATGGGTATGTATGATATGCAGACCTATCCGACAGATAACAAACTGTGGGAATTTCTGGCGTATTGTGCCGGAACGGGAGGTAGCATTCTGGTGATTGGCTCGGCAGCCGGGGTCGCCGTTATGGGGCTGGAACGACTGGAGTTTGGCTGGTATTTACGTAAAATCAGCTGGCTTGCCCTGATCGGCTATATAGCTGGAGCGCTGGTTTATCTGGCTGAGTTTATGGTGATGCGCTAAGCGACTGACACACAGAATCAGTAGCTTGTTGATCTGTTTGTGATCCATTACATTTGGTAAAAATCGTTAACCCAGACTTATCATGAGAAGACTGCTCGTAACCCTACTCGTATTGCCGCTGCTTTACTATCGGGCAACTGCCCAGACGACTCCGACTGCTGAGGAGGTTTTAGACAAATACATTACGGCCATTGGTGGCAAAGATGCGCTTGCCAAAGTGACTGATGTGACCACCAGTATGTCGAGCGAAGGGCAAATGGGCGCTATAATGATTACCCGAAAGCAGAAGCTGCCTAACAAATTCTCGATGGTCATAAACGCCAATGGAATGGAAGTGATGAAACAAACCGGCGATGGCTCAAAGATCGTTATGGGCGGTATGCAGGGCAATAGTACAACGCTCGAAGGCCCGGCCGCGCAGCAGATGACTGTGATGAACGTGATTTTCCCGGAACTGCATTATGCTGAAAATGGGGTGAAATCGACAGTTGTTGGGCCAGAAAAAATAGATAGTAAAGACACGTATAAGCTAAGCCATACAACGGCTGATGGCTCAGCTACCTGGACCGATAATTTCGATGCTACTACTGGCCTGAAAGTGCAGTCTGTTACTACGACCAAAAATGCACGGGGCGAAATGACAATGACATCGGTTTACTCGGACTATAAAGAGGTTAGTGGTATCAAATTCCCGATGACGATCGCGCAACAGTCGCCACGCGGCCCAATGACGATGACCGTTGACAACGTAAAGATTAATAAAGGCCTGAAAGACTCCGATTTTACAGTAAAATGATCGTTTGTGGTTGCCCGATTAGCAAAAGGACTACTACTACTAATCAGAGAACTACAGCGGCCCATCGAACAAAATGACGGAGTTTAAAGTCGTTTTGTTCGGTAGGCCGCTGCACAAAAATCGCCTGCCAGATCAGGAGTTGATCACCTCGCCACCATTGACGTGAATCACCTGTCCCGTAAAATAGGACGCATCCTCTGATGCCAGAAACACGTAGGCTGGAGCCAGTTCGGCAGGTTGGCCAGGGCGTTCCATAGGCGTATCTTTTCCAAATTTCTCAACCTCTTCCAGTGTTTTGGTTGCTACAATCAACGGGGTCCAGATAGGGCCGGGCGCTACAGCATTGACACGAATGTTTCGCTCCACCAGATTCTG
This window harbors:
- a CDS encoding cation:proton antiporter, producing the protein MDSSILIIVLSLSVLISYAFDLFSSRFRTPSVLLLLLLGGITRQATNYFGVQVPFVNTILPTLGTLGLILIVLENGLDLELHREKLSVIRRTLVASVLSVAGITLLLASVLYLLLNDSFYHCLIAALPFSIISSAVVIPSISNISYGQGEFVVYESAFAGIIGVLVFNFLLLSRDSIWGAVWFFARDMLIMALLSLGCCFLLLYLIGRINHRIKFLPIISVLFLVYAIAEINHLSSLLLILIFGLFLNNTELFIRGQLSQILKNDLFEKELDQLKNLTAEGAFVVRTFFFLILGYAAVPGELLDRDALIVSAIFVAVIIGWRWITLRLTYQGPMKPLLWIAPRGLITILLYLNIPQDMRVIGFRDGIPILVIVLSLIVMVVGGLGQKPVLPNE
- the nhaD gene encoding sodium:proton antiporter NhaD; its protein translation is MTLTLILLFVVGYVLITLEHPVKINKTATALITGVVCWAVYALMAPNAEVVVHHLSEHLASVAEILFFLLGAMTVVELIDAHDGFTLITDRIASRNTRVLFWIISLLTFFLSALLDNLTSAIVMVSVSRKLIRNVGQRQIMAGMIIVAANAGGAWSPIGDVTTTMLWIGGQITTTRIISSLLLPSLVSLLVPLGILTFRYKPEEQATVSTAAKGISRPYVTTAARRDRRIMLSVGLGGMLYVPIFKTITHLPPYMGMMLVLGVIWVVSEVLHSDKDEAERQKFTPAYALSRIDTPSILFFLGILLAVGSLETTGILRNLAESLNQSIGNLDVIVLLIGLASAVVDNVPIVAAAMGMYDMQTYPTDNKLWEFLAYCAGTGGSILVIGSAAGVAVMGLERLEFGWYLRKISWLALIGYIAGALVYLAEFMVMR